One region of Lactobacillus johnsonii genomic DNA includes:
- a CDS encoding hemolysin family protein — MSTSTITTNLIVIFITFLIAIFFVVAEFALVQTRSSQLEDMLANGQGNPKKLKRALHMVHNLNESLSTTQVGTTLVGVILGWIGQGTIEELLTDVFKMTPWFGAKTSGVLGATLGVVLLTYLEVVVTEIVPKNIAIDMPVKCLMAVVTPLAAFHTIVYPFVWLLNHSANGLLHLLGMQSADEESEVYSQSEILRLSRNAVTGGSLDKDDLLYMERAFELNDKVAKDIMTDRTQLQVLNATDDVKTALEKYIKDGFSRFPVVRDNDKDDVVGYVYSYDIVSQDQENPNVPITRIIRAIITVPESMLIQDILKLMIKKHTPIVLVVDEYGGTSGIVTDKDIYEELFGSIKDEIDDVSDEYIVRDDHGNIHVSGKTTLYDFERYFHTKLKAFEDSDIITIGGYMMEHYPNLKRGESVDLEGFKFKLVNIEQGFMRWFIVSKIDQASENDDSENSDQNDKEKDK, encoded by the coding sequence TTGTCTACAAGTACTATAACTACTAATTTAATTGTTATTTTCATAACGTTTTTAATTGCAATTTTCTTTGTTGTTGCTGAATTTGCTTTAGTGCAGACTAGATCGAGTCAGTTAGAAGATATGCTGGCAAACGGTCAGGGCAATCCTAAGAAACTAAAGCGTGCTCTACATATGGTTCATAACTTAAATGAGTCATTATCTACCACTCAAGTAGGTACAACTTTAGTTGGTGTTATTTTAGGTTGGATTGGTCAGGGAACTATTGAGGAACTATTGACCGATGTGTTTAAAATGACACCTTGGTTTGGAGCAAAGACTAGCGGAGTATTAGGAGCAACTTTAGGTGTTGTATTGCTAACTTATTTAGAAGTTGTTGTAACTGAAATTGTTCCTAAGAATATTGCTATTGACATGCCCGTTAAATGTTTAATGGCAGTCGTTACTCCTTTAGCTGCTTTCCATACGATTGTATATCCATTCGTATGGTTACTTAACCACAGTGCTAATGGATTGCTTCATTTATTAGGGATGCAGTCAGCTGATGAAGAAAGTGAAGTTTATTCACAATCTGAAATCTTGCGTTTATCTCGTAACGCTGTAACGGGCGGCTCACTTGATAAAGACGATCTTTTGTATATGGAACGTGCTTTTGAATTAAATGATAAAGTTGCTAAAGATATCATGACAGACCGTACTCAACTTCAAGTTTTAAATGCGACTGATGATGTAAAGACAGCTTTAGAAAAATACATTAAAGATGGTTTCAGCCGTTTTCCAGTTGTGCGTGATAACGATAAAGATGATGTTGTAGGATATGTTTATTCCTATGATATCGTAAGTCAAGATCAGGAAAATCCTAATGTTCCGATTACTAGAATTATTAGAGCGATTATTACTGTGCCTGAATCAATGTTAATTCAAGATATTTTGAAATTAATGATTAAAAAGCACACACCAATTGTTTTAGTAGTTGATGAGTATGGTGGAACAAGTGGAATTGTAACTGATAAAGATATTTATGAAGAACTCTTCGGATCAATTAAGGATGAAATCGATGATGTTTCAGACGAATATATTGTCCGCGATGATCATGGAAATATCCATGTTTCAGGAAAGACTACTTTATATGATTTTGAACGTTACTTCCATACTAAGCTGAAAGCATTCGAAGATAGTGATATTATTACCATCGGTGGTTATATGATGGAACACTATCCTAATTTAAAACGTGGTGAGTCTGTTGATTTAGAAGGCTTTAAGTTTAAGCTAGTAAACATTGAACAAGGATTCATGCGTTGGTTCATCGTTTCTAAGATCGATCAAGCCAGTGAAAATGATGATTCAGAAAATAGCGATCAAAATGATAAAGAAAAAGATAAATAA
- the hpt gene encoding hypoxanthine phosphoribosyltransferase, producing MQNSDNIDNIIDRVLFSQDDIEEICQRLGKQLTEDYAGKFPLVIGVLKGAVYFMTDLTRHMNVKMQNDFMDVSSYGDGFESTGKVRLDIDVQADVKGRDVLLVEDIVDTGHTLKFMKDLLIERGAKSVKCCALLNKTERREDDVVVDYYGSKVENEFVVGYGLDYLNAYRNLPYVGVLKPEVIQANLNR from the coding sequence ATGCAAAATAGTGATAATATTGACAACATTATTGATCGTGTTTTATTTAGTCAAGATGACATCGAAGAGATTTGTCAAAGACTAGGTAAGCAATTAACTGAGGATTATGCTGGTAAGTTTCCATTAGTCATTGGGGTACTAAAGGGTGCTGTATACTTTATGACTGATTTAACACGCCATATGAATGTAAAAATGCAAAATGACTTTATGGATGTTTCAAGCTACGGTGATGGCTTTGAATCAACTGGTAAAGTTAGATTAGATATTGACGTTCAAGCAGATGTTAAGGGTAGAGATGTATTACTGGTTGAAGATATTGTTGATACTGGTCATACTCTAAAATTTATGAAGGATCTATTAATTGAACGTGGCGCAAAGAGTGTAAAGTGTTGCGCACTTCTTAATAAGACAGAACGCCGTGAAGATGATGTAGTTGTAGATTACTATGGCTCAAAAGTTGAAAATGAATTTGTAGTTGGCTATGGATTAGACTACTTAAATGCATATCGTAATCTACCTTATGTTGGTGTTTTAAAACCAGAAGTTATTCAAGCAAACTTAAACCGTTAA
- a CDS encoding APC family permease — protein MKRQISFGQALATVVGTVIGGGVFFKIGSISYETGTPSLTLFVWILAGIVSIASGLTVSEIAAALPVTGGSIKYIEYTYGKVWGFLFGWAQMLVYFPANIAALSVIFGQQFVVLFNLPAKYATLIAILLAIFLMGLNFISTKFSTRMQSVMTILKAIPIALIVLFGLFNSNKVNIALLPLSAGHNVSFWTGLSGGLLAALFAYDGWINVTNLAGEIEKPEKNLSRAIIIGLSAITLIYVLVNYAFLTAIPFKEIVGNQNTAYLASLKLFGSLGGKLVTIGILISVYGAINGFMLTGMRIPYTLAQNKMLPFSDKISRTNVNTGVPTLSALIILFVSLIMILLGTFDLLTNMLVFVMWTFTTLISIAVVILRYREPKLERPYVVPWYPIVPIISIGGGLFIVISTVINEFWLSITGIGLTLLGLPIYYYMKKQNNRQ, from the coding sequence TTGAAAAGACAAATTAGCTTTGGTCAAGCCCTAGCTACAGTCGTTGGAACTGTAATTGGTGGGGGCGTTTTTTTCAAAATAGGAAGCATTAGTTATGAAACCGGCACTCCCTCCTTAACTCTCTTTGTCTGGATCTTAGCCGGTATTGTTTCCATTGCTTCTGGCCTCACCGTATCTGAAATTGCAGCTGCTCTTCCAGTTACTGGGGGTTCTATCAAGTACATCGAGTATACTTACGGGAAAGTTTGGGGCTTTTTATTTGGCTGGGCTCAGATGCTAGTCTATTTTCCAGCCAATATTGCCGCTCTAAGTGTAATATTTGGACAACAATTTGTTGTTTTATTTAACCTGCCTGCTAAATACGCAACTTTAATTGCTATACTACTCGCCATATTTTTAATGGGCTTAAACTTTATTTCTACAAAGTTTTCAACCAGAATGCAATCAGTCATGACTATTCTTAAGGCCATTCCAATTGCTTTAATTGTGCTGTTCGGACTTTTTAACTCAAACAAAGTCAACATTGCCCTACTCCCTTTAAGCGCTGGACATAATGTTTCTTTTTGGACAGGCTTAAGTGGCGGTTTACTTGCAGCTTTATTTGCTTATGATGGTTGGATTAACGTAACTAATTTAGCTGGTGAAATTGAAAAGCCTGAGAAGAATCTATCAAGAGCTATCATTATTGGACTATCGGCTATTACTTTAATTTATGTATTAGTCAACTATGCATTTTTAACTGCCATCCCCTTTAAAGAAATTGTTGGCAATCAAAATACTGCCTATTTAGCTTCGTTAAAACTATTTGGTAGTTTAGGCGGGAAATTAGTTACTATTGGAATTTTAATTTCAGTTTATGGCGCAATTAATGGTTTTATGCTTACAGGAATGAGAATACCTTATACTTTAGCACAAAATAAGATGTTACCATTTTCCGATAAAATTAGTCGCACTAATGTTAATACAGGTGTGCCTACACTGAGTGCACTAATTATTCTTTTCGTATCTTTAATAATGATTCTACTAGGGACCTTTGACCTCTTAACCAACATGCTCGTCTTCGTCATGTGGACCTTTACCACCCTAATTTCAATTGCAGTGGTAATTTTGCGCTACCGCGAACCTAAACTAGAACGTCCGTATGTTGTTCCTTGGTATCCGATTGTCCCGATCATCTCAATTGGTGGTGGTTTATTCATTGTAATTAGTACTGTAATCAATGAATTCTGGCTATCAATAACTGGTATCGGTCTAACGCTATTGGGCCTTCCTATTTATTACTATATGAAAAAGCAAAACAATCGCCAATAA
- a CDS encoding GH25 family lysozyme gives MHRYRHKYTFPSIIILLILAFSGLVWGYFNMRQNTTVPRGSNMSVLGIELDQTKDYIDLHKLEKNGISFVYLRSTQGKSYFDDNYLLYRDQIQGTNLNFGTIIAYSDETSNQEQYQYFLNKVGTNTGSLPVMIVPAASHLTKAYWKRMGDFARMINNLGKRVMIAGDYRYHNYFPEGTRFLYTGASLKDRRHYAFWCYTQNGRVKNIDNLDQDVTMFAYIGTNTQYEQLYGQQGTQ, from the coding sequence ATGCATCGTTATCGACATAAATATACTTTTCCAAGTATTATTATCTTACTCATTCTAGCTTTCTCAGGACTAGTGTGGGGATACTTTAATATGAGGCAAAATACAACTGTTCCTCGTGGCTCAAATATGAGTGTATTAGGCATTGAATTAGACCAAACAAAAGATTACATTGATCTACATAAGCTAGAAAAAAATGGTATTTCTTTTGTATATTTGAGGTCAACACAAGGAAAATCTTATTTTGATGATAATTACCTGCTTTATCGCGATCAAATTCAAGGAACTAACTTAAATTTTGGTACAATTATTGCTTATAGTGATGAAACAAGTAATCAAGAACAATACCAATACTTTTTGAATAAAGTAGGAACTAACACTGGAAGCTTGCCAGTTATGATTGTGCCAGCCGCTAGTCACTTGACTAAAGCATATTGGAAGCGAATGGGAGATTTCGCTAGAATGATAAATAATCTTGGAAAAAGAGTAATGATAGCTGGTGACTATCGCTACCATAATTATTTTCCAGAAGGGACAAGATTTTTATATACAGGTGCCAGTTTAAAAGATCGGCGACATTATGCATTTTGGTGTTACACTCAAAATGGAAGGGTTAAAAATATAGATAATCTCGATCAGGATGTAACTATGTTTGCTTATATTGGTACTAATACACAGTACGAGCAATTATATGGTCAGCAAGGAACACAATAG
- a CDS encoding DEAD/DEAH box helicase: MYSNAITQVLEKEHKNKPTLIQERTYDAIRNGASIVGLAKTGTGKTLAYGLPVMERIAEIGGRGIILEPTTELAIQTRNNLLPYAKSLGLKTIALVGAGNRKRQLERLKKEKPEIIIATPGRFFDFLSENRIKYQDINALVIDEADDILEFTKLELLSSLGQNLSSTAQILLFGASESEITKNAEDLFNHTFLLIDVRPEQKSEVKHYFLQVSNEYKMQFLQRLAKLDKFKGILFFDSTESEMRFARIFSHSKTKFAVLSNETSKQKREKILSDFRAERIKFLFATDLAARGLDLPDVSYVINFEIPSEVNTYLHRSGRTGRMNKSGTVVTLGDDHDFRDLRKLLADTYQVQRAYFAGYSLTTEKPKRKKAEPETQEKKVQEVKPKHKKKRWRNKKNKGYHPRKDRREE; this comes from the coding sequence ATGTATTCAAACGCAATTACACAAGTTTTAGAAAAAGAACATAAAAATAAACCAACCTTAATTCAAGAAAGAACATATGATGCTATTCGTAATGGTGCTAGCATCGTAGGATTAGCTAAGACTGGTACTGGTAAAACTTTAGCTTATGGTTTGCCAGTAATGGAGCGAATTGCTGAAATTGGTGGTCGAGGCATTATTTTAGAGCCAACTACTGAACTTGCGATTCAAACTAGGAATAATCTTTTACCTTATGCAAAATCATTAGGTTTAAAAACCATTGCATTAGTTGGAGCAGGAAATAGAAAAAGACAATTAGAACGCTTAAAAAAGGAAAAGCCGGAAATAATAATTGCTACACCAGGAAGATTTTTTGACTTTTTATCAGAGAATCGAATCAAGTATCAAGACATTAACGCCTTAGTGATTGATGAAGCGGATGATATTTTAGAATTTACAAAATTAGAATTACTAAGTTCATTAGGACAAAATTTATCTTCAACTGCTCAAATTTTGCTTTTTGGAGCATCAGAGTCAGAAATTACGAAAAATGCCGAAGATTTGTTTAATCACACTTTCTTATTAATTGATGTGCGACCAGAACAAAAATCTGAAGTTAAACATTACTTTTTACAAGTCTCAAATGAATATAAAATGCAGTTTTTGCAGCGGTTGGCAAAGTTAGATAAGTTTAAGGGCATACTCTTTTTTGATAGTACAGAAAGTGAAATGAGATTTGCGCGAATTTTTAGTCATAGTAAGACAAAATTTGCTGTTTTAAGTAATGAAACTAGTAAACAAAAGCGAGAAAAAATTCTTAGTGATTTTAGAGCAGAACGAATTAAGTTTTTATTTGCGACTGATTTAGCAGCTCGTGGGTTAGACTTACCTGATGTTAGCTATGTTATTAACTTTGAAATTCCGAGTGAAGTGAACACTTACTTGCATCGGAGCGGTAGAACGGGCCGAATGAATAAATCAGGAACTGTTGTCACTCTTGGGGATGATCATGACTTTAGAGACTTGAGAAAATTACTAGCTGATACTTACCAAGTTCAAAGAGCATATTTTGCAGGTTATAGTTTGACGACTGAAAAGCCAAAACGAAAAAAAGCGGAGCCAGAAACTCAAGAGAAGAAAGTACAGGAAGTTAAGCCTAAGCATAAAAAGAAGCGTTGGCGCAATAAGAAAAATAAAGGATATCATCCTCGAAAGGATAGAAGAGAAGAATAA
- a CDS encoding PTS sugar transporter subunit IIC, with protein sequence MSSLVKWLETYVLPPASRLAQVRWLVAMRDTFISLLPITMAGSIAMLFNSIIRAAKVQMHWDTFYSLMQPVVAIDNIIWEGTFALFAVYFAISWGYHLAKTYEVNRFAGSVASLVAFAMSISDSVKLRIDGDVVDIKNAFYIKQFSTMGLFTAIIFGCIGTALFITFYKARIRLKVDSSMPHAEWVAFSTLIPILLSVFIVGFVNYAFQRLTGTYFGNWLLTTIQRPLVNLGQGFGVVLLVTFLVQIFWFFGINGISVLTPVMDSLWLTPENINVTAVRNSEHVPYVWVRDSFNVFAWFGGAGGTLVLIIAILMFSKRKDYRTIAKMAVAPGIFNINEPIIFGLPVVFNPVYLIPFVVAPLVNVSLAYWATQAGLVNPVQIFVPTVMPPLIGPFLACNYDWRAIVLAFINMVIALLIWMPFVFAADKIAKQDNNRRNFYLPQY encoded by the coding sequence ATGTCATCTTTAGTTAAATGGCTAGAAACTTATGTTTTGCCACCTGCATCGCGTTTAGCTCAAGTACGCTGGCTAGTTGCAATGCGGGATACTTTCATTTCTTTACTGCCAATTACAATGGCTGGTTCAATTGCCATGCTATTTAATAGCATAATTAGAGCGGCTAAAGTACAAATGCATTGGGATACTTTTTATTCTTTGATGCAACCTGTAGTAGCAATTGACAATATCATTTGGGAAGGGACATTTGCCCTTTTTGCTGTTTATTTTGCAATTTCTTGGGGTTATCATTTAGCTAAGACCTATGAAGTCAACCGATTTGCAGGTTCTGTTGCTTCTTTAGTTGCTTTTGCAATGAGCATTAGTGATTCTGTTAAATTGCGTATTGATGGGGATGTAGTTGATATTAAAAATGCTTTTTATATCAAGCAATTTTCTACAATGGGCCTATTTACAGCTATTATCTTTGGCTGTATTGGAACAGCGTTATTTATTACCTTTTATAAGGCTAGAATTAGACTAAAAGTAGATAGTAGTATGCCGCATGCAGAATGGGTTGCATTTAGTACGTTGATCCCAATCTTGCTTTCTGTTTTTATTGTAGGTTTTGTTAACTATGCGTTTCAAAGACTTACAGGAACTTATTTTGGTAATTGGCTGCTTACTACTATTCAAAGACCCTTGGTTAATTTAGGACAAGGCTTTGGAGTCGTTTTATTAGTTACATTTTTGGTCCAGATCTTCTGGTTCTTTGGAATTAACGGGATAAGTGTGCTAACTCCAGTAATGGATTCTTTGTGGCTGACACCAGAAAATATTAATGTTACAGCTGTTAGAAATAGTGAGCATGTTCCTTATGTTTGGGTTCGTGACTCTTTTAATGTTTTTGCATGGTTTGGTGGAGCAGGCGGAACGCTGGTATTAATTATTGCCATTTTAATGTTTTCTAAACGTAAAGATTATCGAACAATAGCAAAGATGGCTGTAGCACCAGGAATTTTTAATATTAATGAACCTATTATTTTTGGCCTGCCAGTTGTTTTTAACCCTGTCTATCTAATTCCATTTGTGGTAGCTCCTTTAGTAAATGTATCATTAGCTTATTGGGCTACACAGGCTGGTTTAGTTAATCCAGTTCAAATTTTTGTTCCAACCGTAATGCCGCCACTTATCGGACCATTCTTGGCTTGCAATTATGATTGGCGTGCTATTGTACTGGCTTTCATTAATATGGTAATTGCGCTTCTTATTTGGATGCCGTTTGTTTTTGCGGCAGATAAGATTGCTAAGCAAGATAATAATCGACGGAATTTCTATTTACCTCAATATTAA
- the wecB gene encoding non-hydrolyzing UDP-N-acetylglucosamine 2-epimerase: protein MNKVKVMTVFGTRPEAIKMAPLVLKLKKDDRFEEITVVSAQHREMLDQVLDIFKIKPDYDFNIMHKNQILEDITSKVMLDMAKVIKKEQPDIVLVHGDTTTSFAAGLATFYEQTKLGHVEAGLRTWNKYSPFPEEMNRQMTDDLTDLYFAPTKLSKQNLIKENHPADNIYVTGNTALDALEQTVKEDYHHDVLDEINPDSKIVLVTMHRRENQGEPMRRVFKVMKQVVDSHKDVEIIYPVHLSPRVQKVAKEVLSDDPRIHLVKPLDVVDFHNLAKKSYFIMTDSGGVQEEAPSLGKPVLVLRDTTERPEGVAAGTLKLVGTEVDKVRAEMIRLLEDEKAYTEMANAKNPYGDGKAADRIMDAIAYYFDKEHNQKPVDFN from the coding sequence ATGAATAAAGTAAAAGTAATGACAGTTTTTGGTACTAGACCAGAAGCTATTAAAATGGCACCGTTAGTGTTGAAGCTAAAAAAAGATGATCGTTTTGAAGAGATAACAGTCGTAAGTGCTCAACATCGTGAAATGTTGGATCAGGTTTTAGATATTTTTAAAATTAAACCTGACTATGATTTTAATATCATGCATAAAAATCAAATATTAGAAGATATTACTTCAAAAGTAATGCTTGATATGGCTAAAGTAATAAAAAAAGAGCAACCAGATATTGTTTTGGTTCATGGGGATACAACAACTAGCTTTGCGGCTGGCTTAGCAACTTTTTATGAACAAACAAAGTTAGGCCATGTGGAGGCTGGCCTTAGAACCTGGAATAAGTATTCTCCGTTTCCAGAAGAGATGAATCGGCAAATGACTGATGATTTAACTGATTTATATTTTGCACCAACTAAATTAAGCAAACAAAACTTAATTAAGGAAAATCATCCCGCTGACAATATTTATGTGACTGGGAATACTGCCCTTGATGCTTTGGAACAGACGGTTAAAGAAGATTATCATCACGATGTTCTTGATGAAATTAACCCAGATAGTAAGATTGTTTTAGTTACCATGCACCGCAGAGAGAATCAAGGAGAACCTATGCGACGCGTCTTTAAAGTTATGAAACAGGTAGTTGATAGTCATAAAGACGTTGAAATTATCTATCCGGTTCATCTGTCTCCACGTGTACAAAAGGTAGCTAAAGAGGTATTAAGTGACGATCCGCGAATTCACTTGGTTAAACCACTAGATGTAGTTGATTTTCATAATTTAGCTAAAAAAAGCTACTTTATTATGACTGATTCGGGTGGAGTTCAAGAAGAAGCTCCTTCTCTAGGTAAGCCAGTATTAGTTTTACGTGATACAACTGAGCGCCCTGAAGGGGTAGCAGCTGGAACTTTAAAGCTTGTGGGAACCGAAGTAGATAAGGTTCGTGCTGAAATGATACGTTTACTTGAAGATGAAAAAGCTTATACTGAAATGGCGAATGCAAAAAATCCATATGGGGATGGAAAGGCAGCTGATCGGATTATGGATGCAATTGCTTATTATTTTGACAAGGAACATAATCAAAAACCAGTTGATTTTAACTAA
- a CDS encoding IS3-like element IS1223 family transposase (programmed frameshift) — protein sequence MTKYSTELKIEIVSKYLNHEDSIKGLAKQYNIHWTLIRRWVDKAKCQGLAALSVKHTKTTYSSDFRLNVVRYYLTHSIGVSKVAAKFNISDSQVYNWAKKFNEEGYAGLLPKQKGRPRKVPKKSKKTTKKLELSEKQKYEEKILKQEAELERLRVENLGLKKSGCPISTLSNKQKTQLIQDIRAKHHQIKLKVLFKVLKLNRKTYYDNVKNRINQADKYALVKEKIQEIYYGYEGQETYGYRPMWGALRDEGFKFSLETVRKLMRSLGIKTTIYHKNTGKYSSYKGNVGKKAPNILNQTFDETIPYKVLHTDVTEYKLTNGKKVYISPVVDKASLEILACAVSYSPEMKTIYNMLDELADNLPPGAAPILHSDQGFQYQNPGYQARLKKMNIIQSMSLKGNCHDNAPGETIFNLMKREKLNRLKIGSLEEMKEILKDYIYWFNNVRRSNKLKYTTPVKYRNRVLSNL from the exons ATGACCAAATATTCGACTGAATTAAAAATTGAAATTGTTTCCAAATATTTAAATCATGAAGATTCAATAAAAGGTTTAGCTAAACAATATAATATTCATTGGACTCTTATTCGTAGGTGGGTTGATAAGGCTAAGTGTCAAGGTTTAGCTGCCTTATCTGTTAAACATACTAAAACTACTTATTCTTCTGACTTTAGGCTAAATGTGGTACGCTACTACTTAACACATTCTATTGGAGTTTCAAAGGTAGCGGCTAAGTTTAATATTAGTGATTCTCAAGTATACAATTGGGCTAAAAAGTTCAATGAAGAAGGATACGCTGGGCTGCTGCCTAAACAGAAAGGTCGGCCTAGGAAAGTGCCTAAAAAGAGTAAGAAGACAACTAAAAAGTTAGAACTTAGTGAAAAGCAAAAGTATGAAGAAAAAATTCTTAAGCAGGAAGCTGAATTAGAAAGACTTAGAGTGGAAAATCTTG GTCTTAAAAAAAGTGGCTGCCCGATATCCACGTTATCCAACAAACAAAAAACACAATTAATACAGGATATTCGGGCAAAACACCATCAAATTAAACTTAAGGTCTTATTTAAGGTGCTTAAATTAAATAGAAAGACTTACTATGACAATGTAAAAAATAGAATTAATCAAGCTGATAAGTATGCTTTAGTAAAAGAGAAGATTCAAGAAATCTATTATGGCTATGAAGGACAAGAAACATATGGTTATCGTCCTATGTGGGGAGCGTTAAGAGATGAAGGATTTAAATTTTCTCTAGAAACAGTACGTAAGTTAATGAGAAGTTTAGGAATAAAAACAACAATTTATCATAAAAATACTGGTAAATATAGTTCGTATAAGGGTAATGTAGGAAAGAAAGCACCAAATATCCTAAATCAAACTTTTGATGAAACTATCCCCTATAAAGTTCTTCATACCGATGTAACCGAATATAAACTAACTAACGGCAAGAAAGTTTATATTTCTCCTGTAGTAGATAAAGCTTCTTTGGAGATTCTAGCTTGTGCAGTAAGTTACTCTCCTGAAATGAAAACTATTTATAATATGCTAGATGAACTAGCAGATAATCTTCCACCAGGAGCTGCTCCTATCCTTCATTCAGATCAAGGCTTTCAATATCAGAATCCAGGCTATCAGGCTCGACTAAAGAAAATGAATATAATCCAAAGCATGTCCCTAAAAGGAAATTGTCATGATAATGCACCAGGAGAAACGATATTTAATCTAATGAAGAGAGAAAAACTGAATCGACTTAAGATTGGAAGTTTAGAAGAGATGAAGGAAATTCTGAAAGATTATATTTATTGGTTTAACAATGTTAGAAGATCAAACAAATTAAAATACACGACTCCTGTAAAATACAGAAATCGTGTATTATCAAATCTTTAA
- a CDS encoding GtrA family protein has translation MAKSHHKRKGQKITQEQLRKLGSKLVARHRNFYVYVIFGFLAALINIACFLLLHNIWKMPVIYANTIAFIISNLASFSFNKHGVFIQNVDKKHGVVYQICLFFIYRVISLIPDNLIMLVGISWLHWNAFFVKIIDQILVGIFNYLTTKSIFLNTSGKFAKKFKDYFNKK, from the coding sequence ATGGCTAAAAGTCATCATAAAAGAAAGGGACAAAAGATTACTCAAGAGCAGTTAAGAAAACTCGGGAGTAAACTCGTTGCCAGACACCGAAATTTTTATGTTTATGTTATCTTCGGTTTTCTAGCAGCCCTTATCAATATTGCCTGCTTTCTTTTATTGCATAATATTTGGAAGATGCCTGTGATTTATGCCAACACAATCGCATTTATTATTTCTAATTTAGCCTCTTTTTCTTTTAATAAACATGGTGTATTCATTCAAAATGTTGATAAAAAGCATGGAGTAGTTTACCAAATTTGTTTATTCTTTATTTACCGAGTTATTAGTTTAATCCCGGATAACTTAATTATGCTAGTTGGTATTTCTTGGCTTCATTGGAATGCATTTTTTGTAAAAATAATCGATCAAATTTTAGTAGGTATCTTCAATTACTTAACTACCAAATCAATTTTTCTTAATACTAGTGGTAAATTCGCTAAAAAATTTAAAGACTACTTTAATAAAAAGTGA
- a CDS encoding flavodoxin, which produces MKAQIVFASMTGNDEDMAEILEENLQDAGFDVENIDVSFADASSYLDADLCVMVTYTYGEGVMTDELKDFYDQLITLDLSGKKFAVMGSGDKTYKDHYCENVDDFEKAFIKCGAIEAAKPVKIENAVDDEDIALIDQATEEIVEAFNG; this is translated from the coding sequence ATGAAAGCACAAATTGTCTTTGCCAGCATGACTGGTAATGATGAAGATATGGCAGAGATTTTAGAAGAAAACTTACAAGATGCAGGTTTTGACGTAGAAAATATTGACGTCAGTTTTGCAGATGCTAGCTCTTATCTTGATGCTGACCTTTGCGTGATGGTTACTTATACATATGGCGAAGGCGTTATGACTGATGAATTGAAAGACTTTTACGACCAACTAATTACCCTTGACTTATCTGGTAAAAAATTTGCTGTAATGGGCTCAGGAGACAAGACCTATAAAGATCACTACTGTGAAAATGTAGATGATTTTGAAAAAGCATTTATTAAATGTGGCGCTATTGAAGCCGCAAAACCAGTTAAAATAGAAAATGCAGTCGATGATGAAGATATCGCCTTAATTGATCAAGCTACTGAAGAAATAGTTGAGGCATTTAATGGCTAA